The following proteins are encoded in a genomic region of Pseudoxanthomonas suwonensis 11-1:
- a CDS encoding AraC family transcriptional regulator → MKPSPLAVDAAEVEALFDSIPDVLFFIKDREGRYTHVNATMLRRLGLRSRREIIGRRASEVYPSGLGATYGLQDQQVLEGAVIDNLLELHLFSDQEPGWCLTCKRPLRVDGQVAGLVGISRDLAGREGLEADYRSLREALVHMNRHYAHNIRVQDLLHITGFSESKLERTFQKVFQLSPLQLLTRVRIQAAMHRLQGPGSIAAIAQACGFSDQSAFTRRFVAMVGMTPGEYRRLRTD, encoded by the coding sequence GTGAAGCCGAGCCCGCTCGCCGTGGATGCCGCCGAGGTCGAGGCACTGTTCGACTCGATCCCGGACGTACTGTTCTTCATCAAGGACCGCGAGGGCCGCTACACCCACGTCAACGCCACCATGCTGCGCCGCCTGGGGCTGCGCTCGCGCCGGGAGATCATCGGCAGGCGCGCCAGCGAGGTGTATCCGAGCGGCCTGGGCGCCACCTATGGCCTGCAGGACCAGCAGGTCCTGGAAGGGGCGGTGATCGACAACCTGCTGGAGCTGCATCTGTTCTCCGACCAGGAGCCGGGCTGGTGCCTGACCTGCAAGCGGCCGCTGCGGGTGGACGGGCAGGTGGCCGGGCTGGTGGGCATCTCCCGCGACCTGGCCGGCCGCGAGGGCCTGGAGGCGGACTACCGCTCCCTGCGCGAGGCGCTGGTGCACATGAACCGGCACTACGCCCACAACATCCGGGTCCAGGACCTGCTGCACATCACCGGCTTCTCCGAGTCCAAGCTCGAGCGCACCTTCCAGAAGGTGTTCCAGCTGTCGCCGCTGCAGCTGCTGACCCGGGTCCGGATCCAGGCGGCGATGCACCGCCTGCAAGGCCCCGGCAGCATCGCCGCGATCGCCCAGGCCTGCGGGTTCTCCGACCAGAGCGCTTTCACCCGCAGGTTCGTGGCGATGGTGGGGATGACCCCGGGCGAGTACCGGCGGCTGCGGACCGACTGA
- a CDS encoding DUF2244 domain-containing protein, which yields MIEVVPGRPGDAGAQLRLRPPRALTASQFRALFAALAGAMWLAAGLGWLAGNAFAPVFALLHSAGVALALRVLWSNGERGEEIAIGPQAVEVRRGAETVFSAHPYWVRLQVAPEDGMVMLSSGGRDVEVGTFLGPGERRQLAGCLREFLAAASGRNR from the coding sequence GTGATCGAGGTGGTGCCAGGCAGGCCAGGCGATGCCGGCGCGCAGTTGAGGCTGCGCCCGCCGCGGGCCCTGACGGCATCCCAGTTCAGGGCGCTGTTCGCCGCGCTGGCGGGGGCGATGTGGCTGGCGGCCGGCCTCGGCTGGCTTGCCGGCAATGCCTTCGCGCCGGTGTTCGCCCTGCTGCACAGCGCAGGGGTGGCGCTGGCGTTGCGGGTGCTGTGGAGCAACGGGGAACGCGGCGAGGAAATCGCCATCGGCCCGCAGGCGGTGGAAGTCCGCCGTGGCGCCGAGACGGTATTCAGCGCCCATCCGTACTGGGTGAGGCTGCAGGTGGCACCGGAAGATGGCATGGTCATGCTTTCTTCCGGCGGCCGGGACGTGGAAGTTGGAACCTTCCTCGGGCCCGGCGAACGCAGGCAGCTGGCAGGCTGCCTGAGGGAATTCCTGGCGGCCGCAAGCGGCCGCAACCGATGA
- the coxB gene encoding cytochrome c oxidase subunit II, protein MMQAKGWWKRWVAAGALMAAPLLAWAQSADPQRWQLNMGRGVTASSQHAYDAHMVALWVCVAIGIVVFGAMAVAVVRFRKSKGAVAAQFSHNTTAELVWTVVPVLILIAMAWPATAKLIAMYDTRDSEMTVKVTGYQWMWKYDYLGENVSITSRLDREHDRIRQSGERPDPEKYPHYLLEVDNRLVLPVDTKIRFVITADDVIHSWWVPALGWKQDAIPGLINEAWTEIKTPGIYRGQCAELCGKDHAFMPIVVEAVSKEEFARWLASRKPAAAAPEAPAEDAGEAPADAAAPAGTEQPADEAEAPAEAATAA, encoded by the coding sequence ATGATGCAAGCGAAGGGATGGTGGAAGCGTTGGGTGGCCGCGGGCGCGCTGATGGCGGCTCCGTTGCTGGCCTGGGCCCAGTCGGCGGACCCGCAGCGGTGGCAGCTGAACATGGGGCGCGGCGTTACCGCTTCCTCGCAGCACGCCTATGACGCGCACATGGTCGCGCTGTGGGTTTGCGTGGCCATCGGCATCGTGGTGTTCGGCGCGATGGCGGTGGCGGTGGTCCGCTTCCGCAAGTCCAAGGGCGCGGTCGCCGCCCAGTTCAGCCACAACACCACGGCCGAGCTGGTCTGGACCGTGGTCCCGGTGCTGATCCTGATCGCCATGGCCTGGCCGGCCACGGCCAAGCTGATCGCCATGTACGACACCCGCGACTCCGAGATGACCGTCAAGGTCACCGGCTACCAGTGGATGTGGAAGTACGACTACCTGGGCGAGAACGTCAGCATCACCAGCCGCCTGGACCGCGAGCACGACCGCATCCGCCAGAGCGGCGAGCGTCCGGACCCGGAGAAGTACCCGCACTACCTGCTCGAGGTGGACAACCGCCTGGTGCTGCCCGTCGACACCAAGATCCGCTTCGTCATCACCGCCGACGACGTCATCCACTCCTGGTGGGTGCCGGCGCTGGGCTGGAAGCAGGACGCCATCCCCGGCCTGATCAACGAGGCCTGGACCGAGATCAAGACCCCGGGCATCTACCGCGGGCAGTGCGCCGAGCTGTGCGGCAAGGACCACGCGTTCATGCCGATCGTGGTCGAGGCCGTGTCCAAGGAGGAATTCGCGCGCTGGCTGGCCTCGAGGAAGCCCGCCGCGGCCGCGCCGGAAGCCCCCGCGGAGGACGCGGGCGAGGCCCCGGCCGACGCCGCCGCGCCGGCCGGGACGGAGCAGCCGGCCGACGAGGCCGAAGCCCCGGCCGAAGCGGCCACTGCCGCCTGA
- the ctaD gene encoding cytochrome c oxidase subunit I: protein MAHTAAEHHDDHHGHHQGFVERWFFSTNHKDIGTLYLLFSFVMFIIGAAMSVIIRLELMQPGLQHVSPEFFNQMTTVHALVMIFGGVMPAFVGLANWMVPLQIGAPDMALPRMNNWSFWLLPVAFFMLLVSLFLPGGAPAGGWTLYPPLSLQGGYNVAFTIFAIHVAGISSIMGAINIIATILNMRAPGIDLLKMPIFCWTWLITAFLLIAVMPVLAGAVTMLLTDKFFGTSFFNAAGGGDPVMYQHIFWFFGHPEVYIMILPAFGVVSEIIPTFSRKPLFGYQAMVYATAAIAFLSFIVWAHHMFTVGMPLGGEIYFMFATMLISVPTGVKVFNWVSTMWKGSLTFEAPMLWSIAFVLLFTIGGFSGLMLAIVPADFQYHDTYFVVAHFHYVLVTGAVFALIAAVYYWWPKFTGRMYNETWAKFHFWWSVVFANLLFFPQHFLGLAGMPRRIPDYNVVFADWNLVSSIGAFGMFVTPFLMGFILWHSLRNGAKADARAWEGARGLEWTIPSPAPHHTFTVPPVIKDGDLAHGDITH from the coding sequence ATGGCCCATACCGCCGCCGAGCACCACGACGACCACCACGGCCACCACCAGGGGTTCGTCGAGCGCTGGTTCTTCTCGACCAACCACAAGGACATCGGCACGCTGTACCTGCTGTTCTCCTTCGTGATGTTCATCATCGGCGCGGCGATGAGCGTGATCATCCGCCTGGAGCTGATGCAGCCGGGCCTGCAGCACGTCAGCCCCGAGTTCTTCAACCAGATGACCACGGTCCACGCCCTGGTCATGATCTTCGGCGGCGTGATGCCGGCCTTCGTCGGGCTGGCCAACTGGATGGTGCCGCTGCAGATCGGCGCGCCCGACATGGCCCTGCCGCGCATGAACAACTGGTCGTTCTGGCTGCTGCCGGTGGCCTTCTTCATGCTGCTGGTGTCGCTGTTCCTGCCGGGCGGCGCCCCGGCCGGCGGCTGGACCCTGTACCCGCCGCTGTCGCTGCAGGGCGGCTACAACGTGGCCTTCACCATCTTCGCCATCCACGTGGCCGGCATCAGCTCGATCATGGGCGCGATCAACATCATCGCGACCATCCTCAACATGCGCGCCCCGGGCATCGACCTGCTGAAGATGCCGATCTTCTGCTGGACCTGGCTGATCACCGCGTTCCTGCTGATCGCGGTCATGCCGGTGCTGGCCGGCGCGGTGACCATGCTGCTGACCGACAAGTTCTTCGGCACCAGCTTCTTCAACGCCGCCGGCGGCGGCGACCCGGTGATGTACCAGCACATCTTCTGGTTCTTCGGCCATCCCGAGGTCTACATCATGATCCTGCCCGCCTTCGGCGTGGTCAGCGAGATCATCCCGACCTTCAGCCGCAAGCCGCTGTTCGGCTACCAGGCCATGGTGTACGCCACCGCCGCGATCGCCTTCCTGTCGTTCATCGTGTGGGCGCACCACATGTTCACGGTGGGCATGCCGCTGGGCGGCGAGATCTACTTCATGTTCGCCACCATGCTGATCTCGGTGCCGACCGGCGTGAAGGTCTTCAACTGGGTCTCCACCATGTGGAAGGGCTCGCTGACCTTCGAGGCGCCGATGCTGTGGTCGATCGCCTTCGTCCTGCTGTTCACCATCGGCGGTTTCTCGGGCCTGATGCTGGCCATCGTCCCGGCCGACTTCCAGTACCACGACACCTACTTCGTGGTGGCGCACTTCCACTACGTGCTGGTTACCGGCGCCGTGTTCGCCCTGATCGCCGCGGTGTACTACTGGTGGCCGAAGTTCACCGGCCGCATGTACAACGAGACCTGGGCCAAGTTCCACTTCTGGTGGTCGGTGGTGTTCGCCAACCTGCTGTTCTTCCCGCAGCACTTCCTGGGCCTGGCCGGCATGCCGCGCCGCATCCCGGACTACAACGTGGTGTTCGCGGACTGGAACCTGGTCAGCTCGATCGGCGCGTTCGGCATGTTCGTCACGCCGTTCCTGATGGGATTCATCCTGTGGCACTCGCTGCGCAACGGCGCCAAGGCCGACGCGCGTGCCTGGGAAGGCGCCCGCGGCCTGGAGTGGACCATCCCGTCGCCGGCCCCGCACCACACCTTCACCGTGCCGCCGGTCATCAAGGACGGCGACCTGGCCCACGGCGACATCACCCACTGA
- a CDS encoding cytochrome c oxidase assembly protein — protein MSAPQARDGMRSRGWLKLAGVSLGAFVFAFSLVPLYRIACEKVFGIRLEGGTGQARGVVAGAGARKDRVVTVQFDGGVNSKLPWAFSPEQLTMQVVPGELNEAVYFARNESDRAIVGSAVPSVAPARASGYFTKTECFCFTAQTLQPGEQRDMPVRFIVDPDLPADVKTITLSYTFFRNEALTAQLGAGTASTAPHAAP, from the coding sequence ATGAGCGCTCCGCAGGCCCGCGACGGAATGCGCAGCCGCGGCTGGCTGAAGCTCGCCGGCGTGTCGCTGGGTGCGTTCGTGTTCGCGTTCTCGCTGGTGCCGCTGTACCGGATCGCCTGCGAGAAGGTGTTCGGCATCCGCCTCGAGGGCGGTACCGGCCAGGCCCGCGGCGTAGTCGCCGGCGCCGGGGCGCGCAAGGACCGCGTCGTCACCGTGCAGTTCGACGGCGGCGTGAACTCCAAGCTGCCCTGGGCCTTCAGCCCGGAGCAGCTGACCATGCAGGTGGTTCCCGGCGAGCTCAACGAGGCGGTGTACTTCGCCCGCAACGAGAGCGACCGGGCGATCGTCGGCAGCGCCGTGCCCTCTGTGGCGCCGGCGCGGGCCTCGGGCTACTTCACCAAGACCGAGTGCTTCTGCTTCACCGCCCAGACTCTGCAGCCGGGCGAACAGCGCGATATGCCGGTGCGCTTCATCGTCGACCCGGACCTGCCGGCCGACGTGAAGACCATCACCCTCTCGTATACCTTCTTCAGGAACGAAGCCCTGACCGCGCAACTGGGCGCGGGCACGGCCTCCACCGCGCCGCACGCGGCGCCTTGA
- a CDS encoding cytochrome c oxidase subunit 3: MAHSPTDANIYFVPAKSKAPIFASVSMFVMMIGVATWLNEIAWGKYSFFIGMAMMIATLFYWFGEVIRESQGGNYNRQVDGSFRMGMVWFIFSEVMFFGAFFGALFYTRQFALPWLGGEGDGVMTNELLWQGFSAAWPSAGPGGVGGQFQTIPAWGLPLLNTLILLTSGATLTIAHHALKSGKRGQLLFWLGATIALGLVFLTFQAEEYIHAYKELNLTLGSGIYGSTFFMLTGFHGAHVLLGTIMLIVMWFRAFKGHFTRDKHFGFEAAAWYWHFVDVVWLGLFLFVYVL, translated from the coding sequence ATGGCCCATTCCCCGACCGACGCCAACATCTACTTCGTGCCGGCCAAGAGCAAGGCGCCGATCTTCGCCTCGGTGTCGATGTTCGTGATGATGATCGGCGTGGCCACCTGGCTCAACGAGATCGCCTGGGGCAAGTACTCGTTCTTCATCGGCATGGCGATGATGATCGCCACCCTGTTCTACTGGTTCGGCGAGGTCATCCGCGAATCGCAGGGCGGCAACTACAACCGCCAGGTCGACGGCTCCTTCCGGATGGGGATGGTGTGGTTCATCTTCTCCGAGGTGATGTTCTTCGGCGCCTTCTTCGGCGCGCTGTTCTACACCCGCCAGTTCGCGCTGCCGTGGCTCGGCGGCGAAGGCGACGGCGTGATGACCAACGAGCTGCTGTGGCAGGGCTTCAGCGCGGCCTGGCCGAGCGCCGGCCCGGGCGGCGTCGGCGGCCAGTTCCAGACCATCCCGGCCTGGGGCCTGCCGCTGCTCAATACCCTGATCCTGCTGACCTCCGGCGCGACCCTGACCATCGCCCACCACGCGCTGAAGTCCGGCAAGCGCGGCCAGCTGCTGTTCTGGCTCGGCGCCACCATTGCCCTGGGCCTGGTGTTCCTCACCTTCCAGGCCGAGGAGTACATCCACGCCTACAAGGAGCTGAACCTGACCCTGGGTTCGGGCATCTACGGTTCCACCTTCTTCATGCTCACCGGCTTCCACGGCGCCCACGTGCTGCTGGGCACGATCATGCTGATCGTGATGTGGTTCCGCGCGTTCAAGGGCCACTTCACCCGCGACAAGCACTTCGGCTTCGAAGCCGCCGCCTGGTACTGGCACTTCGTCGACGTGGTCTGGCTGGGCCTGTTCCTCTTTGTTTACGTCTTGTGA
- a CDS encoding twin transmembrane helix small protein, with protein MNDSLKTLIVVAFLLVIIWNLGSALYYLMVDRGESKRTVNALTRRIALSIGLILLVIIGIWTGVIQPHGVGG; from the coding sequence GTGAACGACTCGCTGAAGACCCTCATCGTCGTCGCGTTCCTGCTGGTCATCATCTGGAACCTCGGCTCGGCGCTCTATTACCTCATGGTCGACCGCGGCGAGAGCAAGCGCACCGTGAACGCGCTGACCCGCCGCATCGCCCTGTCGATCGGCCTGATCCTGCTGGTGATCATCGGCATCTGGACCGGCGTGATACAGCCGCATGGGGTTGGCGGCTGA
- a CDS encoding SURF1 family protein, which translates to MPLWAGWGLALGVAAVCASLGSWQLKRMHAKQDLLEASARVLDERRARPLALAADPARAREYDWAAGRGRFADLPAVVLDNQNRASQPGIRAYRVFLPEGEGAVPLLVELGWLPLPGDRSMPAIPLPAEGAMAVSGLLLPPPSRGLAAPAVQREPDGTALVVALDPAVVAEALGQPALAPRVLRLDPALSVGYARDLELLPNTLPPDRHLGYAVQWFALAAAVLVIALVLTLRRRR; encoded by the coding sequence ATGCCGCTGTGGGCGGGCTGGGGCCTGGCCCTGGGCGTGGCGGCCGTGTGCGCCAGCCTCGGCAGCTGGCAGCTCAAGCGCATGCATGCCAAGCAGGACCTGCTCGAGGCCTCGGCACGGGTGCTGGACGAGCGCCGCGCCCGCCCGCTGGCACTGGCCGCCGACCCGGCGCGCGCCCGCGAATACGACTGGGCCGCCGGCCGCGGCCGCTTCGCGGACCTGCCGGCGGTGGTGCTGGACAACCAGAACCGCGCCTCGCAGCCGGGCATCCGCGCCTATCGCGTGTTCCTGCCCGAGGGCGAAGGCGCGGTGCCGCTGCTGGTGGAGCTGGGCTGGCTGCCGCTGCCGGGCGACCGCAGCATGCCGGCGATCCCGTTGCCGGCCGAAGGCGCCATGGCGGTCTCCGGCCTGCTGCTGCCGCCGCCCTCGCGCGGGCTGGCCGCGCCTGCGGTGCAGCGCGAGCCGGACGGCACCGCCCTGGTGGTGGCGCTGGACCCGGCCGTCGTGGCCGAGGCCCTGGGCCAGCCGGCGCTGGCGCCACGCGTGCTGCGCCTGGATCCGGCGCTTTCCGTCGGCTACGCCCGCGACTTGGAACTACTGCCCAACACCCTGCCGCCGGACCGGCACCTGGGCTATGCTGTGCAGTGGTTCGCACTGGCCGCGGCGGTGCTGGTGATCGCGCTGGTGCTGACCCTGCGCCGGCGACGCTGA
- a CDS encoding COX15/CtaA family protein, protein MNALVRPTLARHFHRIAWLAVALTACVVVFGAFVRLSDAGLSCPDWPTCYGRATWPSAAQDAAAHAASEIRPFETHKAWREQVHRHLAASLGVIVLLLALLAVRRRRFGVSLVIGASLLVAAAIPAYMYGHIGLAFALAGAGEAVLLIAAMRWSNIDLARAAVLTLAVIVFQALLGKWTVTMLLKPVIVMGHLLGGLTTFSLLVWMAWRATNLPIRLADARVLRRWLVAGIVVLGVQIALGGWTSANYAALACGGGGWTTAEHHYLDFPRCVGQWWPPADFREGFVLWRGIGVDYEGGVLDGASRIAIQMAHRMMAVVAALYLLVLAVRLYRLPGMRGWSSLLGVLVLVQVSLGILNVKLSLPLHVAVAHNAGAAALLFVLVTLLARLREPERVA, encoded by the coding sequence ATGAACGCGCTCGTCCGCCCGACGCTGGCACGCCATTTCCACCGCATCGCCTGGCTGGCGGTGGCGCTGACCGCCTGCGTGGTCGTGTTCGGCGCCTTCGTGCGCCTGTCCGACGCCGGCCTCAGCTGCCCCGACTGGCCGACCTGCTATGGACGTGCCACCTGGCCCTCTGCGGCGCAGGACGCGGCCGCGCACGCGGCCAGCGAGATCCGCCCGTTCGAGACCCACAAGGCCTGGCGCGAGCAGGTGCACCGCCATCTCGCCGCCAGCCTCGGCGTGATCGTGCTGCTGCTGGCGCTGCTGGCCGTGCGTCGCCGCCGCTTCGGCGTCTCGCTGGTGATCGGCGCATCGCTGCTGGTCGCGGCGGCGATCCCCGCCTACATGTATGGCCATATCGGGCTCGCGTTCGCGCTGGCAGGTGCCGGCGAGGCGGTGCTGCTCATCGCCGCGATGCGCTGGTCCAACATCGACCTGGCCCGCGCCGCGGTGCTGACCCTGGCGGTGATCGTGTTCCAGGCCCTGCTGGGCAAGTGGACCGTGACCATGCTGCTAAAGCCGGTCATCGTCATGGGCCACCTGCTGGGCGGCCTGACCACGTTCTCGCTGCTGGTGTGGATGGCCTGGCGCGCGACCAACCTGCCGATCCGCCTGGCCGACGCGCGCGTGCTGCGGCGCTGGCTGGTGGCCGGCATCGTCGTGCTGGGCGTGCAGATCGCCCTGGGCGGCTGGACCAGCGCCAACTACGCCGCGCTGGCTTGCGGCGGCGGCGGCTGGACCACGGCCGAGCACCACTACCTCGATTTCCCGCGCTGCGTGGGCCAGTGGTGGCCGCCGGCCGACTTCCGCGAAGGCTTCGTGCTGTGGCGCGGGATCGGCGTGGACTACGAAGGGGGCGTGCTCGACGGCGCCTCGCGCATCGCCATCCAGATGGCGCACCGGATGATGGCGGTGGTCGCGGCGCTGTACCTGCTGGTGCTGGCCGTGCGCCTGTACCGCCTGCCGGGCATGCGCGGCTGGTCGTCGCTGCTGGGCGTGCTGGTGCTGGTCCAGGTCAGTCTGGGCATCCTCAACGTGAAGCTTTCGCTGCCGCTGCACGTGGCGGTCGCGCACAACGCCGGCGCCGCCGCCCTGCTGTTCGTGCTGGTGACCCTGCTGGCGCGCCTGCGCGAGCCCGAGCGGGTCGCATGA
- a CDS encoding heme o synthase — protein MSRPIPVWREYLELTKPRVVALLVFTALVGMFLAVPGLPPLRESVLGLVGIWLASSSAAAINHLIDQRIDKVMARTAHRPLATGALRPVQVLVFALALGALSMLVLVLWVNTVTAVLTFASLIGYAVIYTGYLKRATPQNIVIGGVAGAAPPLLGWAAVTNMQGSWDWQHALLLVLIIFVWTPPHFWALAIFRREDYARALIPMLPVTHGVTYTRWQILFYTVLLVEVTVLPVLFGMSGLFYLGGALVLGSVFLWYAWRLLDPPDEFYAMRVFNYSIVYLMALFAFLLVDHWLPLLLG, from the coding sequence ATGAGCAGGCCCATTCCCGTCTGGCGCGAGTACCTGGAGCTGACCAAGCCGCGCGTGGTCGCACTGCTGGTGTTCACCGCCCTGGTCGGCATGTTCCTGGCGGTGCCGGGACTGCCGCCGCTGCGCGAGTCGGTGCTGGGCCTGGTCGGCATCTGGCTGGCCTCGTCCTCGGCCGCGGCGATCAACCACCTGATCGACCAGCGCATCGACAAGGTGATGGCGCGAACCGCGCACCGTCCGCTGGCCACCGGCGCGCTGCGTCCAGTGCAGGTGCTGGTGTTCGCGCTGGCGCTGGGCGCGCTGTCGATGCTGGTGCTGGTGCTGTGGGTGAACACCGTCACCGCGGTGCTGACCTTCGCCTCGCTGATCGGCTACGCGGTGATCTACACCGGCTACCTCAAGCGCGCCACGCCGCAGAACATCGTGATCGGCGGCGTCGCCGGCGCCGCGCCGCCGCTGCTGGGCTGGGCCGCGGTCACCAACATGCAGGGGTCGTGGGACTGGCAGCATGCACTGCTACTGGTGCTGATCATCTTCGTCTGGACCCCGCCGCACTTCTGGGCGCTGGCGATCTTCCGCCGCGAGGACTATGCGCGCGCGCTGATCCCGATGCTGCCGGTCACCCATGGCGTGACCTATACCCGCTGGCAGATCCTGTTCTACACCGTGCTGCTGGTCGAGGTGACGGTGCTGCCGGTGCTGTTCGGCATGAGCGGCCTGTTCTACCTCGGCGGTGCCCTGGTGCTGGGCAGCGTGTTCCTCTGGTACGCCTGGCGCCTGCTCGATCCGCCGGACGAGTTCTACGCGATGCGGGTGTTCAACTACTCGATCGTGTACCTGATGGCGCTGTTTGCCTTCCTGCTGGTGGACCACTGGCTGCCGCTGTTACTGGGCTGA
- a CDS encoding MBL fold metallo-hydrolase, with amino-acid sequence MSHVRKAALPLLVVALGAALAACSRNEQAADAATTPVAAPEATPAAEPAGDNVHAFQIGTLQAAALRDGGMSVPNDNNVFGVGLTPDEVAGVLAAAGLETDQLHLSVQPLLVRDGERVYLFDTGAGGNMGDSAGKLGAALQAAGVEPAQVTDVFISHAHGDHVGGLVDAAGALAFPNAAIHISQPEWEDLQAQASGEGAAMAGLVAAITPKVSTFAPDAELVAGRVQSLPTPGHTPGHVAFRISAGEGETLLYVGDQVHHPVISVQRPQWTIRFDRDPAAGAAQRARTLEAAADSGERLYSVHFPFPGLGRIERGSDGQLAWVAE; translated from the coding sequence ATGTCGCATGTACGCAAGGCGGCGCTGCCGCTACTGGTCGTAGCACTGGGCGCGGCGCTTGCCGCCTGCAGCCGCAACGAGCAGGCGGCCGATGCCGCCACCACGCCGGTCGCCGCACCGGAAGCCACGCCCGCCGCCGAGCCGGCCGGCGACAACGTCCACGCCTTCCAGATCGGCACGCTGCAGGCCGCGGCGCTGCGCGATGGCGGAATGTCCGTGCCCAACGACAACAACGTGTTCGGCGTCGGCCTCACCCCGGACGAGGTCGCCGGTGTACTCGCGGCCGCGGGACTCGAAACCGACCAGCTGCACCTGAGCGTGCAGCCGCTGCTGGTGCGCGACGGCGAGCGTGTGTACCTGTTCGACACCGGCGCCGGCGGCAACATGGGCGACAGCGCCGGCAAGCTGGGCGCCGCGCTACAGGCCGCAGGCGTCGAGCCGGCCCAGGTCACCGACGTCTTCATTTCCCACGCGCATGGCGACCATGTCGGCGGCCTGGTCGACGCAGCCGGCGCGCTGGCCTTCCCCAACGCCGCCATCCACATCTCGCAGCCGGAATGGGAAGACCTGCAGGCGCAGGCCAGCGGCGAAGGCGCGGCGATGGCCGGCCTGGTCGCGGCGATCACGCCGAAGGTCAGCACCTTCGCCCCGGACGCGGAACTGGTCGCCGGACGCGTGCAATCGCTGCCCACGCCGGGCCACACCCCCGGCCATGTCGCGTTCCGCATCAGCGCTGGTGAAGGCGAGACCCTGCTCTATGTCGGCGACCAGGTGCACCACCCGGTGATCTCGGTGCAGCGTCCGCAGTGGACGATCCGCTTCGACCGCGATCCGGCGGCAGGCGCGGCGCAGCGCGCAAGGACCCTGGAGGCCGCGGCCGACAGCGGCGAGCGCCTGTACTCGGTGCACTTCCCGTTCCCGGGCCTGGGCCGGATCGAGCGCGGCAGCGACGGCCAGCTGGCCTGGGTCGCTGAGTAA
- a CDS encoding TerC family protein encodes MDALLNPEIWIALATLTALELVLGIDNIIFISILAGRLPPEQRDKARKLGIAAAAVSRLGLLFTIAWIIGLTRPLFELFGHAFSWRDLILIGGGLFLIAKATHEIHQKIEGAGMAEEGPNLARAATSFGGVILQIMVLDIVFSLDSIITAVGMVDERWVMATAILISIVFMIGFAGPIGEFVERHPTVKVLALSFLIMIGLVLIADGFGQHIPKGYIYAAMAFSVFVEMINLWVRRRELAAAARARGE; translated from the coding sequence ATGGACGCCCTGCTCAACCCTGAAATCTGGATCGCCCTGGCCACCCTCACCGCGCTGGAACTGGTGCTGGGTATCGACAACATCATCTTCATCTCGATCCTGGCCGGGCGCCTGCCGCCGGAGCAGCGCGACAAGGCGCGCAAGCTTGGCATCGCGGCCGCGGCCGTCAGCCGCCTGGGCCTGCTGTTCACCATCGCCTGGATCATCGGCCTGACCAGGCCGCTGTTCGAGCTGTTCGGCCATGCCTTCTCCTGGCGCGACCTGATCCTGATCGGCGGCGGCCTGTTCCTGATCGCCAAGGCCACCCATGAGATCCACCAGAAGATCGAGGGCGCCGGCATGGCCGAGGAAGGGCCCAACCTTGCCCGCGCCGCCACCTCCTTCGGCGGCGTGATCCTGCAGATCATGGTGCTGGACATCGTGTTCTCGCTGGACTCGATCATCACCGCCGTCGGCATGGTCGACGAGCGCTGGGTCATGGCCACCGCGATCCTGATCTCGATCGTGTTCATGATCGGCTTCGCCGGCCCCATCGGCGAGTTCGTCGAGCGCCACCCCACGGTCAAGGTGCTGGCGCTGAGCTTCCTGATCATGATCGGCCTGGTGCTGATCGCCGATGGCTTCGGCCAGCACATCCCGAAGGGCTACATCTACGCGGCGATGGCCTTCTCGGTGTTCGTGGAGATGATCAACCTCTGGGTGCGGCGACGCGAACTGGCCGCCGCCGCGCGGGCACGCGGGGAATAG